The following are from one region of the Parcubacteria group bacterium genome:
- a CDS encoding tetratricopeptide repeat protein: protein MLKNEFKFEKYRLVLGIFFLIASCFIFYQNTFSNGFVYDDKEQIVTNSWIRSFQNVPKIFSSGVWSFREFGNNFGAYYRPIMHLIFSVEYHFFHLDPSGYHVVNVCLHAIVAVMVFAFLRLLLREIFKDNEREKRKTDKIAFIAALIFAIYPINSEVVNWISAVPELTFTPLYLLAFYFYIKANTERKYHFVSLLLFSIALLCKETAIMLPAMLLAYDFIMGIDAHYKSLKRIRRWIARNYLYIAIIVAYLTIRKMIIGTAVQNIGLNFIYILPVFAWSVELFFKNIGEIIYPYRLSIDHIYHIQDFFLFYLAFIFFWLVMFAWFDGLGRKMFSIVSCETRRLFLVCFALFAIPLFPALNYVSLPDCVLDERYLYLPSVGFSLLVAFMIMKLFEYAKKDQLKKMILFGMLMILGGSFYLTVTQRNRQWKDNLSLFSDAVAKNGDSPLARLNLAGTYGDQGSVDQYKAHFEIACRLYSDYKIDDYANCFLAHNYERNIGKAYFNRGDLDNAIRHYKLALSENSHSAETLNNLGLAYYAKHDFFEAKKNLLQAAEISPDSQTIFKNLGRLYCSQGDFSRSERYFFQALKLGSPEDEIIGARVECSSF, encoded by the coding sequence ATGTTGAAGAATGAATTTAAATTTGAAAAATACCGGTTGGTTCTCGGGATATTTTTTCTCATAGCGTCATGCTTTATTTTTTACCAGAATACTTTTAGCAATGGCTTTGTCTATGATGACAAAGAGCAGATCGTTACCAATTCCTGGATTAGGAGTTTCCAGAATGTACCCAAAATATTCTCTTCCGGTGTGTGGAGTTTCCGGGAATTTGGTAATAACTTCGGTGCCTATTATCGTCCAATCATGCATCTGATTTTTTCTGTCGAGTATCATTTTTTCCACTTGGATCCTTCCGGCTATCATGTTGTTAATGTCTGTCTTCACGCAATTGTAGCAGTGATGGTTTTTGCATTTTTGCGTCTGCTACTGAGAGAAATTTTCAAAGATAATGAGAGGGAAAAGCGAAAGACGGACAAAATTGCCTTTATCGCCGCTCTCATTTTTGCCATCTACCCGATAAACAGTGAGGTTGTCAATTGGATTTCTGCTGTTCCAGAGCTCACTTTTACCCCTCTTTATCTCTTGGCTTTTTATTTTTATATCAAAGCGAATACTGAAAGAAAATATCATTTTGTCTCGCTATTATTATTTTCTATTGCTTTGCTTTGCAAGGAAACGGCAATCATGCTACCAGCGATGCTTCTAGCGTATGATTTTATCATGGGTATTGATGCTCACTATAAAAGCTTAAAAAGGATTCGGAGATGGATCGCCAGAAATTATCTCTACATCGCCATTATCGTTGCTTATCTGACTATCCGAAAAATGATTATCGGCACTGCTGTCCAAAATATTGGCCTGAATTTCATCTATATTCTCCCGGTCTTTGCTTGGAGCGTTGAACTTTTTTTTAAAAATATCGGTGAAATAATCTACCCCTACAGGCTAAGCATCGATCACATCTATCATATTCAAGATTTTTTTCTGTTTTATCTTGCGTTTATCTTTTTTTGGTTGGTAATGTTTGCCTGGTTTGATGGTCTTGGCCGCAAAATGTTTTCTATTGTTTCTTGTGAAACGCGCAGACTGTTCCTGGTTTGCTTTGCTCTATTTGCAATTCCTCTTTTTCCGGCGCTTAATTATGTCAGCCTGCCTGACTGTGTCCTAGATGAACGTTATCTCTATTTGCCCTCAGTGGGCTTTTCTCTTTTGGTAGCTTTTATGATCATGAAGTTATTCGAATATGCGAAAAAAGATCAGTTGAAGAAAATGATATTGTTTGGCATGCTAATGATTCTAGGCGGAAGTTTTTATCTGACAGTCACGCAAAGAAACCGCCAATGGAAAGATAATCTTAGTTTGTTTTCTGATGCGGTTGCCAAAAACGGCGACTCGCCCTTAGCCCGGCTTAATCTAGCTGGAACCTATGGTGATCAAGGCAGCGTGGACCAGTACAAGGCACATTTTGAAATTGCCTGTCGGCTTTATTCTGATTATAAAATAGATGATTATGCTAATTGTTTCCTGGCGCATAACTACGAGCGCAACATTGGAAAGGCCTATTTCAATCGAGGTGATCTGGATAATGCGATCAGGCATTATAAGTTAGCACTGTCAGAGAATAGTCATTCGGCGGAAACACTTAATAATCTAGGCCTAGCCTACTATGCCAAGCATGATTTTTTCGAAGCAAAAAAAAATTTATTGCAAGCAGCAGAGATTTCGCCGGATAGCCAGACTATTTTTAAAAACCTCGGCCGACTTTATTGCAGTCAAGGTGATTTTTCTCGATCTGAACGATATTTTTTCCAGGCGTTGAAGCTTGGCTCTCCGGAAGATGAGATAATTGGCGCAAGAGTAGAATGTTCCAGTTTTTAG
- a CDS encoding YggT family protein has product MLGFIRTIVNIIVGVIEFLLSLRFIFKFFAVNSSTPFVAWLYGSTASLVAPFARILPNLNIGGFVIDITTLVALIVYALAGYLLMEILSFAGPRYYRPQ; this is encoded by the coding sequence ATGTTGGGATTTATTAGAACAATAGTGAATATCATCGTTGGTGTGATTGAATTTCTCTTATCGTTGAGATTTATTTTCAAGTTCTTCGCGGTCAACTCAAGTACCCCGTTCGTAGCATGGCTCTATGGCTCAACGGCTTCCCTTGTGGCACCGTTTGCTAGGATTCTGCCAAACCTAAATATCGGAGGATTCGTCATTGACATCACCACACTGGTCGCTCTGATTGTCTATGCTTTGGCCGGCTATCTGCTTATGGAAATACTGTCCTTCGCCGGGCCAAGATACTATCGGCCTCAATGA
- a CDS encoding sulfite exporter TauE/SafE family protein: MSIGAILIGLLTGFISAFFGIGGSSIDTPLLRVFLHTPQYVALGSPLPTALLTIMIALAIYWKQHLINYHILKWSLVGGIPGIIFGSYLSGKFSGRSLMLMSAVVLFCIGINFIYKKFHSHEINANITEHKPINASFVTVIAFIASTISGMLANGGGLLLIPAYVLIFKLKIKEAIATSLMTVLVMFIPACIIHYHLGHIDLGISLAMSLGVIPMAYIGAKTNLKTKSNTIQLLFGIMLIIFSVYFFISQLWG, encoded by the coding sequence ATGTCAATCGGCGCAATTCTTATTGGACTACTTACCGGATTTATTTCGGCTTTTTTTGGTATCGGTGGCAGTAGCATCGACACTCCGCTACTGCGCGTCTTTCTTCATACTCCACAGTATGTCGCGCTAGGCAGTCCTTTGCCGACGGCACTGCTCACAATCATGATTGCCCTGGCCATCTATTGGAAACAGCATCTGATCAATTATCATATTTTGAAGTGGAGTTTAGTCGGCGGTATCCCGGGAATAATTTTTGGTTCATATTTGTCAGGAAAATTTTCCGGCCGGTCGCTCATGCTCATGAGCGCCGTGGTTTTGTTTTGCATCGGTATAAATTTTATCTACAAAAAATTTCACAGCCACGAGATCAATGCAAATATTACAGAGCATAAACCGATCAATGCGAGCTTTGTCACCGTTATCGCTTTTATCGCCAGCACAATCTCGGGCATGCTCGCCAACGGAGGCGGACTGCTGCTCATCCCGGCCTATGTCCTGATTTTCAAACTCAAAATCAAAGAAGCGATTGCCACCTCACTCATGACCGTGCTGGTGATGTTCATCCCCGCTTGCATTATCCATTATCATTTGGGTCACATTGACCTGGGAATCAGCCTCGCCATGAGTCTAGGTGTAATTCCTATGGCTTATATCGGAGCCAAAACTAACCTCAAAACTAAATCCAACACAATCCAATTGCTTTTTGGGATTATGCTCATTATTTTTTCCGTATACTTTTTTATCTCGCAACTTTGGGGATAA
- a CDS encoding NAD(+) synthase, which yields MKKNDYGYVRVAAAKPLVEIADPKKNVQNMIRLAGQAISRNVQLLVFPELGMTGYSCGDLFLQDTLLNEAEVEAMRYVQATEKYDLISVFGIPLKVGGQLFNVAVVCQSGKVLAIIPKSYIPNYKEFYELRHFSPADRLPIKEIEFCLQKVSIGTDIVVLTTIPDFSFGVEICEDLWMPIPPSSHLAAQGATVILNLSASNELIGKSDYRRELVKNQSGRCLCAYVYVSCGAGESTSDVVWSGHMLIADNGSIVAEKQELFFNERLLAYDIDVQRLNRERRVSGSFSQAIANETSVYGKTYRQVRAEIAPLDLNKLSAMFVFDANPFVPKDPATLDERCKNILQLQIASLVKRFSSLESVLNRQVVIGISGGLDSTLALIATVRAFDMIGWPRSGIIAVTMPGFGTSKRTLNNAIKLCKEFGVTLKKIPIKKLTLQLLRDIEHEPCMNCLTCENSQARIRTLILMSLGFVIGTGDLSELVLGWCTYNGDHMSMYNPNCGVPKTLVKFVVEQVVKLEMFSDIASKIIKDICATPISPELLPGQQTEALIGEYDLNDFFMFHSLRNGFEPEKINFLARQAFAGVYDVEYIKDQLVKFYQRMFAAQFKRNAVPDGTKIGSVSVSPRGDWRAPSDATGKLWIDSAKSIEI from the coding sequence ATGAAAAAAAATGATTATGGTTATGTCCGCGTGGCGGCAGCCAAGCCGCTCGTGGAGATTGCTGATCCGAAAAAGAACGTGCAAAATATGATCAGGTTGGCAGGTCAGGCAATAAGCAGAAATGTGCAGCTGCTTGTCTTCCCAGAGTTGGGAATGACAGGCTATAGCTGTGGCGATCTTTTTTTGCAGGACACACTACTGAATGAAGCTGAAGTAGAAGCGATGCGGTATGTCCAAGCGACGGAGAAGTATGATCTTATTTCCGTGTTCGGCATACCGCTCAAGGTTGGCGGCCAACTGTTCAATGTGGCTGTCGTCTGTCAGTCGGGAAAAGTGCTGGCGATCATTCCCAAATCGTATATTCCCAATTACAAGGAATTCTATGAACTGCGGCATTTTTCTCCGGCCGACCGGCTTCCCATAAAAGAGATTGAATTTTGTCTGCAGAAAGTCAGCATCGGAACAGATATTGTCGTTCTGACAACTATTCCGGATTTCTCTTTTGGTGTCGAGATCTGCGAAGACTTGTGGATGCCGATCCCGCCGAGTTCCCATCTGGCAGCCCAGGGGGCGACGGTAATCCTTAATCTCTCTGCGTCTAACGAATTGATTGGCAAGTCCGATTATCGCCGAGAACTGGTCAAGAATCAATCCGGGCGTTGTTTGTGTGCCTATGTCTATGTGTCGTGTGGCGCAGGAGAATCGACGTCGGATGTCGTTTGGAGCGGTCATATGTTGATCGCTGACAATGGTTCGATCGTTGCAGAAAAACAAGAGCTGTTCTTTAATGAGCGCTTGCTTGCCTATGATATTGATGTGCAAAGACTCAATCGGGAGCGGCGCGTGTCCGGGAGTTTTTCTCAGGCCATTGCCAATGAAACAAGCGTCTATGGCAAGACTTATCGGCAGGTGAGGGCTGAAATTGCTCCGCTCGATCTGAATAAGCTCAGTGCTATGTTTGTTTTTGACGCGAATCCGTTTGTGCCGAAAGATCCGGCGACGTTGGATGAACGTTGCAAGAATATTTTGCAGCTCCAAATCGCCAGTCTGGTGAAAAGATTTTCTTCGTTGGAGTCAGTCCTGAATCGCCAGGTTGTCATCGGAATTTCCGGTGGCCTCGATTCGACTCTTGCGCTCATTGCCACAGTTAGGGCGTTCGATATGATTGGCTGGCCGCGTAGCGGCATCATCGCAGTGACGATGCCGGGTTTTGGGACGAGCAAGCGTACACTGAATAACGCTATCAAGCTTTGCAAGGAGTTCGGTGTCACGCTCAAGAAAATTCCGATCAAAAAACTGACCTTACAATTGCTCCGTGATATTGAACACGAACCTTGTATGAACTGTCTCACTTGTGAGAATTCTCAGGCAAGGATCCGTACATTGATCCTGATGTCTCTTGGTTTCGTGATCGGGACAGGGGATTTGTCCGAGTTAGTTCTCGGCTGGTGCACCTATAACGGCGACCATATGTCGATGTATAATCCGAACTGCGGTGTTCCCAAGACTTTGGTGAAATTCGTGGTTGAGCAAGTCGTCAAGCTGGAAATGTTCAGCGATATTGCGTCCAAGATTATCAAGGATATCTGTGCGACACCAATTTCACCGGAATTATTGCCGGGACAGCAGACCGAAGCATTGATCGGGGAATATGATCTGAATGATTTCTTCATGTTTCACTCATTGCGTAACGGCTTCGAACCGGAAAAAATCAATTTTCTGGCTCGTCAGGCATTTGCCGGGGTCTATGACGTGGAGTATATCAAAGATCAGTTGGTGAAATTCTACCAGCGGATGTTCGCGGCCCAGTTCAAGCGCAACGCAGTGCCGGATGGGACCAAGATCGGTTCTGTCTCTGTTTCTCCTCGCGGTGACTGGCGCGCACCATCCGATGCCACAGGAAAACTGTGGATCGACAGTGCGAAAAGTATTGAAATTTGA